AAAGGGGCAGTAAACATTTCGTGCATCCAACCGCCAAAACCCTTGATTTTGATATTGTAATAAAGGCAAATCAGCAACACGCCAACAGCCAACGCCAAAGTCGTGTTCAAATCCGCAGTAGGCACAACGCGCAACAGAGCATGATGTTCTCCAGTTGCCATCTGCCAGCCCAGGGGCAGTAAATCTACCGGCAACAAATCCATCGCATTCATCAGGAAAATCCACACAAACAGCGTCAACCCCAACGGGGCTACAAATTTGCGTGATTGCTCGTTGTGGACGATGCTTTTACACATATCGTCTACAAACTCGAAAAGTATTTCTACAGCCGCCTGAAAACGTCCGGGAACACCAGCGGTTGCCTTTCGGGCACCGCGCCACAGAAAAAAGCTGCCAACCGCCCCCAACACCACGGCAAAGAATATTGCATCCAAGTTGACAAATGAAAAATCGGCGATATTTTTCAGACCTTGCCCCTGGGTTACATCCTGCAGGCTTGTCAAGCTCTGTAAGTGGTGCTTGATGTAGTCTGCAGCAGTCATTGATTCACCTGCCATAATTTCCAACTCTCAATAATGCTAAAAAAACCAAATGGCTGACCACAAACAATCCCGCAATAAAAGGCAGGAATTGCAGCGTTTCATGCCAAATTGTAAAAACAATCAGCATCAACACCAAAGCCAGCATTACTTTTAAACCTTCTCCCAGCAGGAATATCTTACCCGCCCATTGCGGATACAGCCTGAAAATTTTTAGAAGTAATACCGCAACTGCCGAGGGCAGCAAATAACTCAACCCGCCAGCCAAAGCAGACCAAAAGCCGCCACTGCCGCCGATAAGGGCGCACAACACGGCAACCGCTGCCAACGCCGACAATTGCGCATACACAATCTGATTCATATTGAGGTTGAGCCAAAGGCAGATTAAGCCAAGCTACTATAATCAAGATGTGTTTAAGCGTCAAGACAATTGCCAACCTTGATGAATCAAATATCCGACTCGGTTTTGCTTTTATTGCCGCATCTCTCCGCGCACCACCGCAAAGCCACTACATAATACTACAGCACAGCAAAAATTAAACGGCGCAATCTCTGCTGATTTCTGCATAATCTGCTTCTTTTTCCTGTTTTCATAAGTGGTTTATACCAAAGCAAAGGCCGTCTGAAAAAATAAACCACCCTCCCCGATTGCAACGGTCTGTCGGCCGGCTTCAAATGACCGAACCCTTATAGCAAACGGGGGTTCGGCTTTTCCACTCCAACATAATACCTATCTTGATACCTATCTTGGCTGCAACGGCCGATCCACGCTGAAATCAGCACAGCATTGCCCTTGGCTCAAAAACAAAACCATTTTGAAGCGGCACCATACATACTTTCAACCGTCTGCAGCCTTGCCGCACAATCAGGGCAACCCATCTCAGCCTTCCGCTCCGAACCTGCCCTTGTAGGCGCCATTGCCCCCAACCCGTCTGTGTACCCATAAAAAACCATATCCCA
This genomic interval from Neisseria musculi contains the following:
- the atpB gene encoding F0F1 ATP synthase subunit A, whose product is MAGESMTAADYIKHHLQSLTSLQDVTQGQGLKNIADFSFVNLDAIFFAVVLGAVGSFFLWRGARKATAGVPGRFQAAVEILFEFVDDMCKSIVHNEQSRKFVAPLGLTLFVWIFLMNAMDLLPVDLLPLGWQMATGEHHALLRVVPTADLNTTLALAVGVLLICLYYNIKIKGFGGWMHEMFTAPFGPWLAPANFILNIVEFLSKTVSHGMRLFGNMYAGELVFLLIALLGGAWAVSAGSIGVMDPVMFVFHILAGMVWAIFHILVITLQAFIFMALAFVYIGQAHDAH
- a CDS encoding ATP synthase subunit I, translated to MNQIVYAQLSALAAVAVLCALIGGSGGFWSALAGGLSYLLPSAVAVLLLKIFRLYPQWAGKIFLLGEGLKVMLALVLMLIVFTIWHETLQFLPFIAGLFVVSHLVFLALLRVGNYGR